A region from the Maridesulfovibrio zosterae DSM 11974 genome encodes:
- a CDS encoding ChaN family lipoprotein, whose amino-acid sequence MKKVVPPDMAVSFLPCSGDFLNQTGDKLPFNKLILKAGNADYVLIGEGHNSVCDHKVQYKIIEGLTRSKAKYAIGLEMVTARKQDVLNRFNLGQIGVDDLPVELDWENGWRYDFNMYRPIFELAAKRQLTVAGLNFPFSLTREIHKKGLEGLAPAERSMLPDVVIPPAPEQEEGLKKVLAMHAHRNATDPVQIKRFFLVQSLWDTAMAEKSVSLRKRSGHPVIVLAGGGHVEHSWGIARRLRILDPKARIMSIMPWRGDEFYPKAADSFFYCPPSYESRMGMTIEMRQGQAVITAVKRDQKAYKKGIRPGDVIAKAQGIPVSRLSAMHMAGAMAHKENKPLIFTIDRQGHVFDLDMGQLTRLKKDK is encoded by the coding sequence GTGAAAAAAGTTGTACCGCCTGACATGGCTGTTTCGTTTTTGCCATGTTCGGGAGACTTTCTCAATCAAACCGGCGATAAACTACCATTTAATAAACTTATTCTGAAGGCCGGTAATGCTGATTATGTTCTTATCGGAGAAGGACATAACAGTGTTTGTGACCATAAGGTTCAGTATAAAATTATTGAAGGGCTGACTCGCAGCAAGGCTAAGTATGCAATCGGTCTTGAAATGGTAACAGCCCGGAAGCAGGATGTTCTCAACCGGTTTAATCTGGGACAGATAGGTGTTGATGATTTACCTGTAGAACTGGATTGGGAAAACGGATGGCGCTATGACTTTAATATGTACCGGCCAATTTTTGAACTGGCAGCAAAGCGTCAGCTTACAGTTGCCGGACTCAATTTTCCTTTCAGCCTGACCAGAGAAATACATAAAAAAGGTCTTGAAGGATTAGCTCCTGCTGAGCGCTCCATGCTGCCTGATGTCGTAATCCCTCCGGCTCCTGAACAGGAGGAAGGGCTTAAGAAGGTGCTTGCAATGCATGCACATCGCAATGCAACTGATCCTGTACAAATTAAGCGTTTTTTTCTTGTACAGTCTCTGTGGGATACGGCTATGGCTGAAAAGTCCGTCAGTCTTCGTAAACGTTCAGGGCATCCGGTAATTGTTCTTGCCGGAGGTGGACATGTTGAGCATAGCTGGGGTATTGCGCGCCGGTTAAGGATTCTTGATCCAAAAGCCAGAATTATGTCCATAATGCCGTGGCGTGGAGATGAATTTTATCCCAAGGCAGCAGATTCATTTTTTTATTGTCCACCATCATATGAAAGCAGAATGGGGATGACTATTGAGATGCGTCAGGGACAGGCGGTTATTACCGCAGTCAAAAGAGATCAAAAAGCCTATAAAAAGGGAATTAGACCAGGCGATGTCATTGCCAAAGCGCAAGGAATTCCCGTATCTAGGCTTTCAGCAATGCATATGGCCGGAGCCATGGCTCATAAAGAAAATAAGCCGCTTATTTTTACCATAGACAGGCAGGGACATGTTTTTGATCTTGATATGGGACAGCTCACACGATTGAAGAAAGATAAATAA
- the mutM gene encoding bifunctional DNA-formamidopyrimidine glycosylase/DNA-(apurinic or apyrimidinic site) lyase, with protein sequence MPELPEVEVISRGLAKSLVGKTIESVKILNHSSVKMPWHVFSSRVAGKEITSVHRRAKLLIMDLGEDLHVTFHLKMTGRVLAHDGETIPETHTRIVFGLTDGGSIEFHDTRKFGEVRALNNEELQDWNFYRNLGPEPLETSADELVKCVEGRKAQIKGLLLNQSIVAGVGNIYADESLFRSGIHPKAKASDLSKETLKNLFNNLQAVLKQAISENGSSIRDYVDAGGDAGGFQNSFKVYGKKGEACPACGKIFESGTVAGRSSTFCSNCQKMKD encoded by the coding sequence ATGCCAGAATTGCCAGAAGTTGAAGTTATTTCCCGTGGTCTTGCCAAGTCTCTTGTCGGCAAGACCATAGAGTCCGTTAAAATTCTTAATCACAGCAGTGTAAAGATGCCATGGCATGTATTTTCTTCCCGTGTTGCAGGAAAGGAGATTACCAGCGTTCATCGCCGTGCCAAGTTGCTCATAATGGATCTCGGAGAAGATTTGCATGTGACGTTTCATCTTAAAATGACTGGACGGGTTCTAGCTCATGATGGTGAAACAATTCCCGAAACACATACCCGTATCGTTTTCGGTCTCACTGACGGTGGTTCAATAGAATTTCATGATACCCGTAAATTCGGCGAAGTTCGTGCTCTTAATAATGAAGAACTTCAGGATTGGAATTTTTATCGCAACCTTGGTCCGGAGCCTCTTGAAACTTCTGCTGATGAACTGGTTAAGTGTGTTGAAGGACGCAAAGCTCAGATCAAAGGTTTACTGCTTAATCAGTCTATTGTTGCCGGGGTTGGTAACATATATGCCGACGAATCTTTATTTCGTTCCGGTATTCATCCAAAAGCTAAAGCATCTGATCTATCAAAAGAAACTCTCAAAAACCTTTTTAATAACTTGCAGGCTGTATTAAAGCAGGCAATCAGCGAAAACGGCAGCTCTATCCGCGATTATGTTGATGCCGGAGGTGATGCAGGAGGATTCCAGAATTCTTTTAAGGTCTATGGCAAAAAAGGTGAAGCATGCCCAGCTTGCGGCAAAATTTTTGAAAGTGGAACCGTTGCTGGGCGTAGCTCCACTTTTTGCAGCAACTGCCAGAAAATGAAAGATTAA
- a CDS encoding methyl-accepting chemotaxis protein: protein MNWKDIRLANKFVIGFGSVLVLLMLLGGWSILGIGQIVGNAEEVIEGNRLRADFVQKIVDHLNWVNKVNTLLTDKDVNTLDVQTDAHKCGFGKWYYSDARKEAEKLVPEIKPLLAQIEEPHIKLHKSAIEIAEKYEPVDPELGNFLREKKLDHLNWMIAVLKQLMDPQTNKLTVQGNPHKCGLGKWLYSSEVQDIARENSEFKGLLEKVFEPHMKLHEAVAVLDKYLANGDHAGAQKYFSEHVEKNALETLSRIDGLINWHKEKLEKLATASDIYASVTLPALKKIQSILTQVRTTVADNIMKDEEMLHEADSTRKVIIIVSLVAVLAGIIMAWVIAGGILGPLKKGLEFVAQVSGGNLCADVDLRRKDELGRLADGMRNMVSNLRSVVTDVNNASDSVASGSEELSASAESLSQGATEQAASIEEVSSSMEEMASNIRQNADNAIQTEGVAEKSQEQAGQSAQAVGEAVLAMKSIAEKIMIIEDIARQTNLLALNAAIEAARAGEHGKGFAVVAAEVRKLAERSGVAAAEISDLSSSSVAVAEKAGGMLEELVPSIRRTTELVQEIAAASNEQNTGVMQINKAIQQLDSVIQQNASASEEMASTSEELSRQGQLLQQAMSFFRTENMQQRMLSSGRSQCENDEDGFDRF, encoded by the coding sequence ATGAACTGGAAAGATATAAGATTGGCTAATAAGTTTGTAATCGGATTTGGTTCTGTGTTGGTATTACTGATGCTGTTGGGGGGGTGGTCTATCTTGGGGATTGGGCAAATTGTAGGAAATGCCGAAGAGGTGATTGAAGGTAATAGACTTCGTGCTGATTTTGTACAAAAAATTGTAGATCACCTGAATTGGGTTAATAAAGTCAATACACTTTTGACTGATAAGGATGTCAATACGCTCGATGTTCAGACAGACGCTCATAAATGTGGGTTTGGTAAATGGTATTATAGTGATGCACGTAAGGAAGCTGAAAAACTGGTTCCTGAAATAAAACCTCTTCTGGCACAGATTGAAGAGCCTCATATTAAACTTCATAAGTCAGCAATTGAAATTGCGGAAAAATATGAGCCGGTAGATCCTGAGCTTGGTAATTTTCTGCGTGAAAAGAAATTGGATCACCTTAACTGGATGATAGCGGTCTTGAAGCAGCTGATGGATCCTCAAACTAATAAACTGACTGTGCAGGGCAATCCTCATAAATGCGGACTTGGCAAGTGGCTTTATTCTTCTGAAGTTCAGGATATCGCACGAGAAAATTCTGAATTTAAAGGTTTATTAGAGAAAGTTTTTGAGCCGCACATGAAACTGCATGAAGCCGTTGCAGTTCTTGATAAATATCTCGCTAATGGAGATCATGCAGGGGCTCAGAAATATTTTTCTGAGCACGTTGAAAAGAATGCATTGGAAACACTAAGCAGAATTGACGGGTTGATTAACTGGCATAAAGAAAAATTAGAAAAACTTGCAACTGCATCTGATATATATGCCTCTGTCACTTTACCAGCTTTGAAAAAAATTCAGTCTATTCTTACACAAGTCCGCACTACTGTTGCGGATAATATTATGAAAGATGAAGAGATGTTACATGAAGCTGATAGTACCAGAAAAGTCATAATCATTGTTAGTCTTGTAGCTGTTCTGGCTGGAATAATTATGGCATGGGTTATAGCTGGCGGTATTCTTGGCCCTCTTAAGAAGGGGCTTGAATTTGTGGCGCAGGTTAGTGGTGGTAATCTGTGCGCAGACGTTGATCTAAGACGTAAAGATGAGCTTGGTAGGCTTGCTGACGGAATGCGGAATATGGTCAGTAATCTGCGTAGTGTTGTGACAGATGTTAATAATGCTTCTGATAGTGTTGCCAGCGGTAGTGAAGAGCTTTCCGCATCTGCTGAAAGCTTGTCACAGGGGGCAACCGAACAGGCTGCATCTATTGAGGAAGTTTCATCTTCAATGGAAGAAATGGCTTCTAATATCAGGCAGAATGCTGACAACGCCATACAGACCGAAGGTGTTGCAGAAAAATCTCAGGAACAGGCTGGGCAGAGTGCTCAGGCTGTTGGTGAAGCAGTACTGGCGATGAAGAGTATTGCTGAGAAAATTATGATTATTGAGGATATTGCCCGGCAAACAAACCTGCTTGCTCTTAACGCTGCGATTGAAGCTGCTCGTGCAGGCGAACATGGTAAAGGTTTCGCTGTAGTTGCTGCTGAGGTTCGTAAATTGGCAGAACGAAGCGGGGTGGCCGCTGCTGAAATAAGTGATTTATCCTCTTCTTCTGTTGCTGTAGCAGAAAAGGCCGGAGGAATGCTTGAGGAGTTGGTACCAAGTATTCGCAGGACAACAGAGCTTGTTCAGGAGATTGCGGCAGCAAGTAACGAGCAGAATACTGGTGTAATGCAAATTAATAAGGCCATTCAGCAGCTTGATAGTGTTATTCAGCAGAATGCTTCTGCTTCAGAAGAGATGGCATCAACATCAGAAGAGCTTTCTCGTCAAGGGCAGTTGTTGCAGCAGGCGATGAGTTTTTTTAGAACGGAAAATATGCAGCAGAGAATGCTGTCTTCAGGACGATCTCAGTGTGAAAACGATGAGGATGGTTTTGATCGTTTTTAA
- a CDS encoding glycerate kinase type-2 family protein, translating into MLMTKEQEHLKQIFAQALESVDPYKIITNRMSLVNEVLTVVMDGDNIVVDLKEFERIVVIGAGKATAKMALAVEHILGDRIESGLISVKYGHTENLLHIKTIEAAHPVPDKNGVKAARKIEELACSATDKTLVINLISGGGSALLPCPMHAEVDGEKIEVTLEDKQNMTKALLACGADISEINCIRKHLSNLKGGRLLRCLRPARSLNLILSDVVGDNLDTIASGMTSFDRSTYCDAVSIIDHYEIRNKVPAHVIKALELGNKGKLMETLKIDEFKEIRADNILIGTNRVALLGARNKAEELGYNVQILTSRLQGEASNAADMLWAIAQDEREWELLEKKPACIIVGGETVVTLKGNGKGGRNQEMALNFLMRLSQDTLDGKGIHLLAASTDGNDGPTDAAGGFSDAAVLKKTREMGLSITDYLKDNDSYHFLQKVGALHKTGPTNTNVCDIQLLIIK; encoded by the coding sequence ATGTTGATGACTAAAGAACAGGAACATCTCAAACAAATTTTTGCACAAGCCCTTGAAAGTGTTGATCCATACAAAATCATCACCAACAGGATGTCACTTGTAAATGAAGTTCTGACGGTTGTCATGGATGGTGATAATATTGTTGTCGACCTTAAAGAGTTTGAACGCATTGTTGTCATAGGAGCAGGCAAAGCCACTGCCAAAATGGCACTTGCTGTAGAACATATTTTAGGTGATCGAATTGAATCAGGACTTATCTCTGTCAAATATGGACATACAGAAAATCTTCTGCACATAAAGACTATTGAAGCAGCCCATCCTGTTCCTGATAAAAACGGAGTCAAAGCAGCTAGAAAAATAGAAGAACTGGCATGCTCTGCTACAGACAAAACTCTTGTAATCAACTTGATTTCGGGAGGAGGCTCGGCTCTGCTACCATGCCCCATGCATGCTGAAGTTGACGGCGAAAAGATTGAAGTCACACTTGAAGACAAGCAAAATATGACAAAAGCTCTATTGGCTTGCGGTGCAGATATCAGCGAAATAAATTGTATCCGTAAACATCTTTCCAATCTGAAAGGTGGAAGACTGCTGCGCTGTTTACGGCCGGCTCGCAGTCTGAACCTGATTCTTTCAGATGTTGTTGGCGACAACCTTGATACCATCGCATCAGGCATGACCAGCTTTGACCGCAGCACATATTGTGACGCAGTTTCAATCATAGACCATTACGAAATAAGAAATAAAGTTCCGGCCCATGTTATTAAAGCTCTTGAACTTGGCAATAAAGGCAAGTTGATGGAGACCCTCAAGATTGATGAATTCAAAGAAATCCGGGCAGATAATATTTTGATAGGAACAAACAGAGTTGCACTGCTTGGAGCCCGTAATAAAGCAGAAGAACTCGGATACAATGTCCAAATACTTACTTCCCGTTTGCAAGGTGAAGCTTCTAATGCCGCCGATATGCTATGGGCAATTGCTCAGGATGAAAGAGAATGGGAACTGCTGGAGAAAAAGCCTGCCTGCATTATTGTCGGAGGCGAAACAGTTGTAACGCTCAAAGGCAATGGTAAAGGTGGCCGCAATCAGGAAATGGCTCTTAATTTTTTAATGAGGCTCAGTCAGGATACATTGGATGGAAAAGGCATACACTTACTGGCAGCATCAACTGACGGGAATGATGGTCCAACTGACGCCGCCGGAGGATTTTCGGACGCAGCTGTCTTAAAAAAAACCCGTGAAATGGGACTTTCTATAACTGACTACTTAAAAGACAACGACTCCTACCACTTCCTTCAAAAGGTAGGAGCCTTGCATAAAACAGGCCCCACAAACACTAATGTCTGCGACATCCAATTGCTGATAATTAAATAG
- a CDS encoding FadR/GntR family transcriptional regulator translates to MFKPIKKVRVSETAAKQLEELIQNKTFTEGEPLPSERHLMKELQVGRGSIREALRILEIKGFIETQPGIGAFVKSYEGDIFSPLSTWLKDNNEALSHFFEVRALLEPSTARMAAERISAEDFEALQRNTDEFAARIEEDDLPRAILVDAEFHRLLGKATGNKVLSSIMEALYKTMIEGWKAPLKIPGQPRKSLREHIEILAAIKDKDGEKAANLMNAHLQEALEGLGNAGLKGSKHVDD, encoded by the coding sequence ATGTTTAAGCCTATTAAAAAAGTACGGGTCTCTGAAACAGCAGCAAAGCAACTTGAAGAGCTGATTCAGAACAAAACCTTTACAGAAGGAGAACCCCTCCCTTCCGAACGACATCTCATGAAAGAGCTGCAGGTCGGGCGTGGTTCTATCCGAGAGGCTTTACGTATACTTGAGATCAAAGGCTTCATTGAAACACAGCCGGGAATCGGAGCTTTTGTAAAAAGCTACGAGGGAGATATTTTCAGCCCGCTTTCTACATGGCTGAAAGATAACAATGAGGCTTTGAGCCATTTTTTTGAAGTGCGAGCACTGCTTGAACCCAGTACAGCCCGCATGGCTGCGGAGCGTATTTCAGCAGAAGATTTTGAAGCTCTTCAACGAAACACTGATGAGTTTGCAGCAAGAATTGAAGAAGATGATCTGCCAAGAGCAATTTTAGTGGACGCAGAATTTCACCGTCTACTGGGAAAGGCAACAGGAAACAAAGTCCTTTCATCTATTATGGAAGCTTTATACAAAACTATGATTGAAGGATGGAAGGCTCCACTTAAAATACCGGGACAACCACGTAAAAGCCTGCGTGAGCATATTGAAATACTGGCTGCGATCAAAGATAAAGACGGCGAAAAGGCAGCAAATCTTATGAACGCCCACCTTCAGGAAGCTCTAGAGGGACTGGGTAATGCCGGTCTTAAGGGAAGTAAGCATGTTGATGACTAA
- a CDS encoding class I SAM-dependent methyltransferase — protein MVWDGFDAEKFEGWFKTPAGSFALEQEVKLMDHLISGWPRRKRKLLEVGCGTGLFLEHLYGCGFDVTGVDHSPVMLDAAHKRLEKKASLYLCNGEVLPFDDNEFDFTVLWTVLEFCSDPAAMLSEAARVSAGGVLIGFLNRHSIYFFTHGRMWPWASPSTLRNATWFSPSEMRRQVKKASGYSPVMTRSVLPGPMWSWKRVTPWKQANGLIYPPYFGAFTGCRVDFRNRVPLNPLHAWKHIPSAVSTQRSKSLKPECFYEPEQ, from the coding sequence ATGGTCTGGGACGGATTCGATGCTGAGAAATTTGAAGGATGGTTTAAGACTCCTGCTGGAAGCTTTGCTTTGGAGCAGGAAGTAAAGCTTATGGATCATCTTATTTCGGGTTGGCCGCGCCGAAAACGGAAGTTACTTGAAGTGGGGTGTGGAACAGGTCTGTTTCTCGAGCATCTTTATGGATGTGGATTTGATGTGACTGGAGTGGATCATTCTCCGGTAATGCTTGATGCTGCACATAAGCGACTTGAAAAAAAAGCCTCACTATATTTATGTAACGGCGAAGTTCTTCCTTTTGATGATAATGAGTTCGATTTTACAGTACTTTGGACCGTGCTTGAGTTTTGCTCAGACCCAGCGGCAATGTTAAGTGAAGCAGCAAGAGTTTCTGCAGGAGGAGTGTTGATAGGTTTTCTTAACAGGCATTCCATATATTTTTTTACACATGGCAGAATGTGGCCATGGGCCTCTCCAAGTACCTTGCGTAATGCTACCTGGTTTTCACCTTCTGAAATGCGTAGACAGGTCAAAAAAGCTTCAGGATACAGTCCTGTAATGACAAGATCAGTTCTCCCGGGGCCTATGTGGAGCTGGAAAAGAGTTACACCATGGAAGCAGGCTAACGGTTTGATTTATCCTCCTTATTTTGGCGCGTTTACAGGCTGCAGAGTAGATTTTCGTAATCGTGTCCCTTTGAATCCATTGCATGCGTGGAAGCATATTCCATCAGCCGTTTCAACGCAGAGAAGTAAATCGTTAAAGCCTGAATGTTTCTATGAACCGGAACAATAA
- a CDS encoding phenylacetate--CoA ligase family protein, giving the protein MTRKDRTEGIFSRREVLDEGERRQYCALQLKELLTYAYRYSEDVKKRFDRAQFQVDKFKDLSDLKHIPILKKKELIFLQSMGPRLGGLLTKDLGELRRVFLSPGPIFDPEDRADDYWGWTEGFYAAGFRSGDVAQITFNYHLAPAGLMFEEPLRNLNCAVIPAGPGSTNSQLEIMQKLRVTGYVGTPSYLMHLAQKAEEAGLNLRKDLYLEVAFVTGEKFSEKVRSSLEKKFDLIMRQGYGTADVGCIGYECYHKNGLHITNRAFVEICHPDTGIPLKDGEVGEIVITAFNKTYPLIRLATGDLSYIDRTPCACGRSTPRLGNIVGRVDTTARIKGMFVYPHQVEQVMAHFEEVKRWQIEVTNPGGIDEMILNIEVSNFKREEELLHMFREKIKLRPMLKVLTPGSLPPQIRPIEDKRIWD; this is encoded by the coding sequence ATGACTCGTAAAGATCGTACCGAGGGCATTTTCAGTCGTCGTGAAGTTCTTGATGAGGGCGAAAGACGCCAATACTGTGCGTTACAGCTCAAAGAACTTCTGACATATGCCTACCGTTATTCAGAAGATGTAAAAAAACGCTTCGATAGAGCTCAGTTCCAGGTTGATAAATTTAAAGACCTTTCCGATCTCAAACATATACCCATATTAAAAAAGAAAGAGCTTATCTTTTTGCAGTCCATGGGACCGCGTCTTGGTGGGTTGCTTACTAAAGACCTTGGCGAATTGCGTCGAGTTTTTCTCTCTCCCGGACCGATTTTCGATCCTGAAGATCGTGCTGATGATTACTGGGGATGGACTGAAGGTTTTTACGCTGCCGGTTTTCGTTCCGGTGACGTAGCTCAGATAACCTTCAACTATCATCTGGCTCCAGCCGGTCTTATGTTTGAAGAACCGCTTCGCAACTTGAACTGTGCAGTAATTCCTGCTGGTCCTGGTTCTACCAACAGCCAGCTTGAAATTATGCAGAAGCTGAGAGTTACCGGATATGTTGGTACTCCAAGCTATCTTATGCATCTTGCACAGAAAGCTGAAGAAGCCGGTCTCAACCTGCGTAAAGATCTTTACCTTGAGGTTGCTTTTGTTACCGGAGAAAAATTCTCTGAAAAAGTCCGTTCCTCGTTGGAAAAGAAATTCGACCTGATTATGCGTCAGGGCTACGGAACAGCTGATGTCGGCTGTATCGGTTACGAATGTTATCATAAAAATGGCCTGCATATTACTAACCGGGCATTTGTTGAAATCTGTCATCCTGATACAGGTATTCCTCTTAAGGACGGCGAAGTTGGCGAAATCGTCATCACTGCATTCAACAAAACATATCCCCTTATCAGACTTGCCACAGGTGATCTGAGCTATATCGACCGCACACCATGTGCTTGCGGACGTTCTACTCCACGCCTCGGCAACATTGTCGGCCGCGTAGACACTACTGCTCGTATTAAAGGTATGTTTGTTTATCCTCATCAGGTGGAGCAGGTTATGGCCCACTTTGAAGAAGTCAAACGCTGGCAGATTGAAGTCACCAACCCCGGTGGTATTGATGAAATGATCCTCAATATCGAGGTTTCCAACTTTAAGCGTGAAGAAGAGCTGCTGCACATGTTCCGTGAGAAAATCAAACTTCGTCCGATGCTTAAGGTGCTGACTCCAGGCTCTCTGCCTCCGCAGATCAGACCCATTGAAGATAAAAGAATCTGGGATTAA
- the rlmN gene encoding 23S rRNA (adenine(2503)-C(2))-methyltransferase RlmN, with amino-acid sequence MIDILNLDYSELESFVTQELKAPRFRTDQIWQWLWQKGAGDFDSMTNLAKNLREDLKKKAVLNHPQVDVVQTSEDGTIKLLLRLADGALVETVLIPMEGRYTQCLSTQVGCAMACTFCNTGLMGFERNMSMSEILGQVLAGRNYLEEQNLNPLKNLVFMGMGEPLLNLDNLIKSLKTLNNPDGLSFVPRRITVSSVGFVKQLEILGESGLTLPAISLHAPTQELREMIMPKAAKTHINDLLAAMDKFPLKPRERVTYEYLLLGGVNDSIEHAKQLVKLLGHRKCKVNLIAYNPGDKPLYKAPSRDQVLAFEKYLWDKKITATIRRSMGQDIKAACGQLKADQI; translated from the coding sequence ATGATTGATATATTGAATCTGGATTATAGTGAGCTTGAAAGTTTTGTTACTCAGGAGCTTAAAGCCCCACGGTTCAGGACTGACCAGATCTGGCAATGGCTCTGGCAGAAGGGGGCAGGTGATTTTGATTCCATGACCAACCTTGCTAAAAACCTGCGTGAAGATCTTAAAAAAAAGGCTGTCCTGAATCATCCTCAGGTAGATGTTGTCCAGACAAGTGAAGATGGGACAATTAAACTTTTGCTGCGCCTTGCAGACGGAGCTCTGGTAGAAACAGTGCTGATTCCAATGGAAGGGCGGTATACACAGTGTCTGTCCACTCAGGTCGGTTGTGCCATGGCATGCACATTTTGCAATACCGGTCTTATGGGTTTTGAACGGAACATGAGTATGTCCGAAATCTTAGGTCAGGTGCTTGCTGGTCGTAACTATTTGGAAGAGCAAAATTTAAACCCTCTCAAGAATCTGGTTTTCATGGGTATGGGTGAGCCTCTCCTCAATCTGGATAACCTGATAAAATCACTTAAGACTCTTAATAATCCTGACGGGCTAAGTTTTGTTCCACGCCGTATTACAGTTTCCTCTGTAGGATTTGTTAAGCAGCTTGAAATTCTAGGTGAATCAGGTTTAACCTTACCGGCGATTTCTTTACATGCTCCCACTCAGGAGTTGCGTGAAATGATAATGCCCAAAGCAGCTAAGACACATATAAATGATCTACTCGCAGCCATGGATAAATTTCCGCTCAAGCCGCGCGAACGGGTTACTTATGAATATTTACTTCTTGGTGGTGTGAACGATTCGATTGAGCATGCTAAGCAACTTGTAAAACTTCTTGGCCATCGTAAGTGTAAGGTAAATCTTATAGCTTATAACCCGGGCGATAAGCCGCTTTATAAAGCTCCTTCAAGAGATCAGGTTTTGGCTTTTGAAAAATATCTTTGGGATAAAAAGATTACTGCCACTATCCGAAGGTCTATGGGGCAGGATATTAAGGCTGCTTGCGGGCAATTGAAAGCTGACCAGATTTAG